Proteins from a single region of Chloroflexota bacterium:
- a CDS encoding sialidase family protein: MIKQARYSNGSREVVISASEPDVWLEVTDSVVNFPGLVELEGDNLFMSYHRGRHGGVEPLAAVVSSDLGATWQPAPDDSPFIDRHPDTGLNTMDFGSGVIGYPSDGTITRIDTYPLENYQEPYLSAEGPYHLVQQRADSTFQLRRWSKAGELLELHPFKVEGFPWEAASYENYSRLIELDNGDYMTVFEQQVGPPELLEGLSPSGRQMVQYSFSSAVIRSSDRGRTWRFVEHFHPHDHKPVYGPADRTVDEGFDEPDVIQLDNGDILCMMRTGGYSPMFQSRSTDGGETWSAPESAGWQGVKPRLQKLDNGVLACVAGRGAYGHPQITHVMLSLDGTGEHWEYPFAFHTGPGCSYTSVIQRGNQLHVAYSHSDFTRELGTNELPTQSIRRIVIDVEVV; encoded by the coding sequence ATGATCAAGCAGGCGAGATACAGCAACGGATCGCGCGAGGTGGTGATCAGCGCGTCGGAGCCGGACGTGTGGCTGGAGGTCACCGACAGCGTCGTCAACTTTCCGGGCCTTGTGGAGCTCGAGGGCGACAACCTCTTCATGTCCTATCACCGCGGGCGGCACGGCGGGGTGGAGCCGCTGGCGGCGGTAGTCTCCAGCGACCTGGGCGCGACCTGGCAGCCGGCGCCGGACGACTCGCCGTTCATCGACCGGCATCCGGACACCGGCCTCAACACCATGGATTTCGGTTCGGGAGTCATCGGCTACCCCAGCGACGGCACGATCACCCGCATCGACACCTACCCCCTCGAGAACTACCAGGAGCCATACCTGAGTGCCGAGGGGCCGTATCACCTTGTCCAGCAGCGGGCGGACTCGACGTTTCAGCTGCGCCGGTGGTCGAAGGCGGGCGAGCTGCTGGAGCTTCACCCGTTCAAGGTCGAGGGATTTCCGTGGGAGGCGGCGTCGTACGAGAACTACTCCCGCCTGATCGAGCTGGACAACGGGGACTACATGACCGTGTTCGAGCAGCAGGTCGGCCCGCCCGAGCTGCTCGAAGGGCTAAGCCCCAGCGGGCGTCAGATGGTGCAATACAGCTTCTCGAGCGCCGTCATCCGCTCGTCGGACCGCGGGCGCACCTGGCGGTTCGTCGAGCACTTCCATCCCCACGACCACAAGCCGGTCTACGGCCCGGCGGATCGGACGGTGGACGAGGGGTTCGACGAGCCGGACGTCATCCAGCTCGACAACGGCGACATCCTCTGCATGATGCGGACGGGCGGCTACTCGCCCATGTTCCAGTCTCGCTCGACGGATGGCGGCGAGACGTGGTCGGCGCCGGAATCGGCCGGCTGGCAGGGCGTCAAGCCGCGCCTGCAAAAGCTGGACAACGGCGTGCTGGCCTGCGTGGCCGGGCGCGGGGCCTATGGGCATCCGCAGATCACGCACGTGATGCTCAGCCTGGACGGCACCGGCGAGCATTGGGAGTACCCGTTCGCCTTTCACACCGGTCCCGGTTGCTCGTACACCTCGGTGATTCAGCGGGGCAACCAGCTGCACGTGGCGTACTCGCACTCGGACTTCACGCGCGAGCTGGGCACGAACGAGCTGCCGACGCAGTCGATCCGGCGGATCGTGATCGACGTTGAAGTGGTCTAG